One genomic region from Paramicrobacterium agarici encodes:
- a CDS encoding ABC transporter permease codes for MIGALELGIIYGVMALGVYLTFRVLNFPDLTVDGSFTTGAAVAAAMITNGQHPVLATLAGGGAGLVAGAITGVLHTKGRIDGLLAGILTMIALWSVNLRIMGTAKEGATVAANLPMLRADTMFTPLRDAGMLRTWLGVAILFVAVMVMKLIVDWFLSTNLGLAIQATGDNGPMIRSFGVSTDRTTILTLALSNGLVAMCGALVAQYQGFADISMGIGLILVGLASVILGQAVLGQRFIWVSTFAVVFGAVLYRLIIFYAMRVGLDPNDMKLVTAMLVVAALLLPRWGFLKRIPSLRGRGGRVPPRDVAPVDGPAPSADDPGGPPDAATVVAKSEGR; via the coding sequence ATGATCGGCGCACTCGAACTCGGGATCATCTATGGCGTGATGGCGCTGGGCGTCTATCTCACGTTCCGCGTGCTCAACTTTCCCGACCTGACGGTCGACGGAAGCTTCACGACCGGAGCGGCGGTGGCCGCTGCAATGATCACGAACGGGCAGCATCCCGTTCTCGCCACCCTCGCCGGTGGCGGGGCGGGGCTGGTCGCCGGCGCCATCACGGGCGTGCTGCACACCAAGGGAAGAATCGACGGACTGCTCGCCGGAATTCTCACGATGATCGCGCTCTGGTCCGTCAACCTGCGGATCATGGGGACCGCGAAAGAGGGCGCGACCGTCGCCGCGAACCTGCCGATGCTTCGCGCAGACACGATGTTCACGCCACTGAGAGACGCAGGGATGCTGCGGACGTGGCTCGGCGTCGCGATTCTCTTCGTGGCCGTCATGGTCATGAAGCTCATCGTCGACTGGTTCTTGTCGACGAATCTCGGGCTCGCGATTCAGGCCACGGGCGACAACGGTCCGATGATTCGCAGCTTCGGTGTCTCGACCGACAGAACGACGATTCTGACGCTCGCTCTGTCGAACGGTCTCGTCGCGATGTGCGGGGCGCTAGTCGCCCAGTATCAGGGCTTCGCCGACATCAGCATGGGCATCGGGCTCATTCTCGTCGGACTCGCATCGGTCATTCTGGGTCAGGCCGTTCTGGGTCAACGCTTCATCTGGGTTTCGACGTTCGCCGTCGTGTTCGGGGCGGTGCTGTACCGCCTCATCATCTTCTACGCGATGCGGGTGGGGCTCGACCCCAACGACATGAAGCTCGTGACGGCCATGCTCGTCGTCGCGGCACTGCTGCTGCCGAGGTGGGGTTTTCTCAAGCGCATCCCCTCTCTGCGCGGCAGAGGTGGGCGAGTGCCGCCGCGAGACGTGGCGCCTGTTGACGGTCCGGCTCCGTCTGCCGATGACCCGGGTGGACCGCCGGATGCTGCGACCGTGGTCGCCAAGAGCGAGGGAAGGTAG
- a CDS encoding ABC transporter ATP-binding protein: MLVIDSLSKTFFPGSVNERRALVDVSLRLDEGDFVTVIGSNGAGKSTLLNAVSGRYTVDAGTIEIDEKKVNRLKEHQRARYIGRVFQDPMAGTAPNLTIEQNLALAVRRGKPRGLGLALGSRQREHFRSELRSLELGLEDRLSAKVGLLSGGQRQALSLLMAGFTNPRILLLDEHTAALDPQRAALVANLTETIVAQGKLTTLMVTHNMEQALKLGNRLVMMHEGRIVFEASADEKAKLTVPLLLDEFAKIKGATFDDRALLN, encoded by the coding sequence ATGCTCGTCATCGACTCTCTGTCTAAGACGTTCTTTCCCGGCAGCGTCAATGAGCGTCGCGCGCTCGTCGACGTGAGCCTTCGCCTCGACGAGGGAGACTTCGTGACCGTCATCGGCTCGAACGGCGCAGGCAAGTCGACGCTGCTCAACGCTGTTTCGGGTCGGTACACGGTCGACGCAGGAACGATCGAGATCGACGAGAAGAAGGTGAACCGGCTCAAGGAGCACCAGCGCGCTCGCTACATCGGCCGCGTGTTCCAGGACCCCATGGCGGGCACAGCGCCGAATCTCACGATCGAGCAGAACCTCGCCCTCGCCGTGCGGCGAGGCAAGCCGCGCGGCCTGGGACTCGCGCTCGGCTCCCGGCAGCGCGAGCACTTCCGGTCGGAGCTGCGATCGCTCGAGCTGGGGCTCGAGGACCGGCTCTCGGCGAAAGTCGGACTGCTGTCCGGCGGTCAGCGCCAGGCCCTGTCGCTGCTGATGGCAGGGTTCACGAACCCCCGCATTCTTCTGCTCGACGAGCACACGGCAGCGCTCGACCCGCAGCGTGCGGCCCTTGTCGCGAACCTCACGGAGACGATCGTCGCTCAGGGAAAGCTCACGACCCTCATGGTGACCCACAATATGGAGCAGGCCCTGAAGCTCGGGAACCGCCTCGTCATGATGCACGAGGGGCGCATCGTCTTCGAAGCGTCGGCAGACGAGAAGGCGAAGCTGACAGTGCCCTTGCTGCTCGACGAGTTCGCGAAGATCAAGGGTGCAACGTTCGACGACCGGGCGCTGCTGAACTGA
- the rsmA gene encoding 16S rRNA (adenine(1518)-N(6)/adenine(1519)-N(6))-dimethyltransferase RsmA: protein MSGVALLGPAEIRDLAQLLGVQPTKKLGQNFVVDANTVRKIVATAHVQAGDRVIEVGPGLGSLTLGLLEAGAKVLAIEIDKRLAEQLPRTVAEMAPGADLTVLAEDALRVRELPGEPTRLVANLPYNVSVPVLLHLMQTVPSLTAGVVMVQAEVGYRLAAEPGSKVYGSPSVKSAWYGTWRTAGTVSRQVFWPVPNVDSVLVEFVRHGEPFGTEAEREKTFALVDAAFAQRRKMLRQSLGSVLGGSAAASAVLESASIDPTSRGETLTVHDFAALARV from the coding sequence GCTGCTCGGCCCCGCCGAGATTCGCGACCTTGCCCAACTGCTGGGCGTGCAGCCCACGAAGAAGCTCGGGCAGAACTTCGTCGTCGACGCCAATACCGTGCGCAAGATCGTCGCGACGGCGCACGTGCAGGCCGGCGACCGCGTGATCGAGGTCGGACCCGGACTCGGATCGCTCACGCTCGGACTGCTCGAGGCGGGGGCGAAGGTGCTCGCAATCGAGATCGACAAGCGACTTGCCGAGCAGCTGCCGCGCACGGTGGCCGAGATGGCGCCCGGCGCCGACCTCACGGTTCTGGCCGAAGATGCGCTGCGCGTGCGTGAGCTGCCTGGGGAGCCGACGCGTCTCGTCGCGAATCTGCCGTACAACGTCTCGGTGCCCGTGCTGCTGCACCTCATGCAGACGGTGCCGAGCTTGACGGCGGGCGTCGTCATGGTGCAGGCCGAGGTCGGGTACCGGCTCGCGGCTGAACCCGGATCGAAGGTGTACGGCAGCCCCAGCGTCAAGTCCGCCTGGTACGGAACGTGGCGCACGGCGGGAACCGTGAGTCGCCAGGTGTTCTGGCCCGTCCCCAACGTCGACAGCGTGCTCGTGGAGTTCGTGCGACACGGTGAGCCGTTCGGAACCGAGGCAGAGCGTGAGAAGACCTTTGCCCTCGTGGATGCTGCATTCGCGCAGCGCCGCAAGATGCTGCGGCAGTCGCTGGGCTCCGTGCTCGGCGGCTCGGCCGCGGCATCCGCTGTTCTCGAAAGCGCGAGCATCGATCCGACGAGCCGGGGTGAGACGCTCACGGTGCATGACTTCGCCGCGCTCGCGCGCGTTTGA
- a CDS encoding ABC-F family ATP-binding cassette domain-containing protein yields MAHLLGGENLHLEFPTKVVFDSVTVGLNEGDRVGIVGRNGDGKSTLLALMAGRLEPDDGRVTMRRGTTIGVLDQRDVLDDRATVAETIVGTMAEHEWAGDARIRDIITGLARDIPWQAPVGSLSGGQRRRVALASLLAGEWDVLFLDEPTNHLDVEGIAWLAEHLKRRWGASSGGLVVVTHDRWFLDEVCTATWEVHDRIVEPFEGGYAAYILQRVERDRLAAVAEEKRQNLMRKELAWLRRGPPARTSKPKFRIDAANELIANEPPARNAVELTQLATSRLGKDVVDLIDVGVAYGDRTVLNQVEWRIAPGERTGILGINGAGKSTLLGLITGDVEPTTGRVKRGKTVRIASLTQQLDELDEIAHERVRTVIGRLKSGYVAGGKELTPGQLLERLGFSSAQLSTPIADLSGGQKRRLQLLLILLDEPNVLILDEPTNDLDTDMLAAIEDLLDSWPGTLIVVSHDRYLIERVTDQQYAVIEGHLRHLPGGVEEFLRLRGRQKADADEATVPPLAASAPAQPGLGGAERRAAEKELSAVDRKIAKLQKKIGTLHQELADHDQSDYEGLGELTARLQGVETELSDLETRWLELSELLE; encoded by the coding sequence ATGGCTCACCTGCTCGGAGGTGAGAATCTGCACCTCGAATTTCCGACCAAGGTCGTCTTCGATTCGGTCACGGTCGGCCTCAACGAGGGCGACAGGGTCGGCATCGTGGGGCGAAACGGCGATGGCAAGTCGACGCTGCTCGCTCTGATGGCGGGGCGACTCGAGCCGGATGATGGTCGCGTCACGATGCGCCGGGGAACGACGATCGGCGTTCTCGACCAGAGAGACGTGCTCGACGATCGCGCGACGGTCGCTGAAACCATCGTCGGCACCATGGCCGAGCACGAATGGGCCGGCGATGCGCGCATTCGCGACATCATCACGGGCCTCGCCCGCGACATTCCCTGGCAGGCGCCCGTCGGCTCGCTCTCGGGCGGACAGCGTCGGCGCGTCGCGCTCGCGTCACTGCTCGCGGGCGAATGGGACGTGCTGTTTCTCGACGAGCCGACGAACCACCTCGACGTCGAGGGAATCGCCTGGCTTGCCGAGCACCTGAAGCGGCGGTGGGGAGCGTCGAGCGGTGGGCTCGTCGTCGTCACGCACGACCGGTGGTTTCTCGACGAGGTGTGCACGGCAACATGGGAGGTACACGATCGCATCGTCGAGCCGTTCGAAGGCGGCTATGCCGCGTACATTCTGCAGCGCGTCGAACGCGACAGGCTCGCCGCCGTCGCAGAAGAGAAGCGGCAGAACCTCATGCGCAAAGAGCTCGCATGGCTGCGCCGCGGGCCGCCCGCGCGTACGTCGAAGCCGAAGTTCCGCATCGACGCCGCGAACGAGCTGATTGCCAACGAGCCGCCTGCGCGCAACGCCGTCGAGCTGACGCAGCTCGCAACGTCGCGTCTCGGCAAAGACGTCGTCGACCTCATCGACGTCGGCGTAGCGTATGGCGACCGAACGGTGCTCAACCAGGTGGAGTGGCGCATCGCACCGGGGGAGCGCACGGGCATTCTCGGCATCAACGGCGCGGGCAAATCGACGCTGCTCGGCCTGATCACGGGCGACGTCGAACCGACGACGGGGCGTGTGAAGCGCGGCAAGACCGTGCGCATCGCGAGCCTCACTCAGCAGCTCGACGAGCTCGATGAGATTGCGCATGAACGCGTGCGCACCGTTATCGGGCGGCTCAAGTCGGGCTACGTTGCGGGAGGCAAGGAGCTCACTCCCGGGCAGCTGCTCGAGCGTCTCGGGTTCTCAAGCGCGCAGCTGTCGACGCCGATCGCTGACCTCTCGGGCGGCCAGAAGCGACGACTGCAGCTGCTCCTGATCCTGCTCGACGAACCCAACGTGCTCATTCTCGACGAGCCGACGAACGACCTCGACACCGACATGCTGGCCGCGATCGAGGACCTTCTCGACTCCTGGCCGGGCACGCTCATCGTCGTGTCGCACGACCGCTATCTCATTGAGCGCGTCACAGACCAGCAGTACGCCGTGATCGAAGGGCACCTCCGGCACCTCCCCGGCGGGGTTGAGGAGTTCCTTCGGCTCAGGGGGCGGCAGAAGGCGGATGCTGACGAGGCAACGGTTCCGCCCCTTGCAGCATCCGCCCCCGCCCAACCGGGACTCGGTGGTGCGGAGCGGCGTGCCGCCGAGAAGGAGCTGTCTGCCGTCGACCGCAAGATCGCGAAGCTGCAGAAGAAGATCGGGACCCTGCACCAGGAGCTCGCCGACCACGATCAGAGCGATTACGAGGGGCTCGGAGAGTTGACGGCGAGGCTTCAGGGCGTCGAGACCGAGCTGAGCGACCTCGAGACGCGCTGGCTGGAGCTGTCAGAGCTTCTCGAATGA
- a CDS encoding 4-(cytidine 5'-diphospho)-2-C-methyl-D-erythritol kinase translates to MSDLNDVPHVHVRAPGKINVYMNVGRRTDDGYHDVATAYQAVSLFEDVRAFPSDTFSVAFSGPINTRGLPTDRSNLAIKAARMLAKKAGFAGGVHLQIEKHVPIAGGMGGGSADAAAALLACDALWQTDVGRDDLLKLAARLGADVPFSLVGGTAIGTGRGDRLSPALAKGTFHWVLALADEGMSTPEVYGELDSHREKHAADIAPIDDAPAVDTGVLQAIRAGDAHLLADVLHNDLQVAALHLRPELTRTLEVGDDSGALAGIVSGSGPTIALLAASAEAAIDVQVSLAASGVTAKHVTGPVAGARVMET, encoded by the coding sequence ATGAGCGATCTGAACGACGTCCCGCACGTCCACGTTCGCGCCCCGGGCAAGATCAACGTCTACATGAACGTCGGTCGTCGCACGGATGACGGCTACCACGACGTCGCAACCGCTTACCAGGCTGTGTCGCTCTTCGAAGACGTTCGGGCCTTTCCGTCCGACACGTTCTCTGTCGCTTTCAGCGGCCCCATCAACACCCGCGGACTTCCGACTGACCGCTCGAATCTCGCCATCAAAGCAGCACGGATGCTGGCGAAGAAGGCGGGCTTCGCCGGCGGCGTTCACCTGCAGATCGAGAAGCACGTTCCCATTGCGGGCGGCATGGGCGGCGGCTCGGCGGATGCTGCCGCGGCGCTGCTCGCGTGCGATGCTCTCTGGCAGACCGACGTCGGGCGCGACGACCTGCTCAAGCTCGCTGCAAGGCTCGGCGCCGACGTGCCGTTCTCGCTCGTCGGCGGGACCGCCATCGGCACGGGTCGCGGCGACCGGCTCAGCCCCGCACTCGCCAAGGGGACGTTCCACTGGGTGCTCGCGCTCGCCGACGAGGGCATGTCGACGCCCGAGGTGTACGGCGAGCTCGACAGCCATCGCGAGAAGCACGCGGCCGACATCGCTCCGATCGACGATGCTCCGGCGGTGGACACCGGCGTTCTTCAGGCGATTCGCGCGGGCGATGCGCATCTGCTCGCTGACGTGCTGCACAACGACCTTCAAGTGGCGGCACTGCACCTTCGGCCGGAGCTCACGCGCACTCTCGAGGTCGGCGACGACAGCGGAGCACTCGCCGGCATCGTCTCGGGATCGGGGCCGACCATCGCTCTGCTCGCCGCGAGCGCCGAGGCGGCGATCGACGTGCAAGTGAGCCTGGCAGCATCCGGAGTCACCGCCAAGCATGTGACCGGGCCCGTCGCGGGCGCTCGAGTGATGGAGACCTGA
- a CDS encoding ABC transporter substrate-binding protein, with protein sequence MKKSRATMGLAIAAAGALALAGCSGDQSEGGGNDGGKEKLTIGISQLVQHPALDAATDGFKQAFIDAGYVEGETVEFDVQNANGEQSTAVTIAQNFASQDLDMVLAVATPAAQAAAQAILDIPVLFTAVTDAESAELVDSNEEPGGNITGTSDAAPIGDQLDLLKQIVPDASTIGIVYSSGEVNSEVQVKAAEEAASERDMSITTQTVTTANDIAQAAEALGDVDAIYVPTDNTVVSGIASLIQVAEKKQIPVIGAESGTVEGGAIATLGIDYTALGMQTGEMALKILTEDADPATMPVEVSKEFTYVVNPGAAERMGVTIPEEILDKAESVE encoded by the coding sequence ATGAAGAAGTCACGGGCCACGATGGGCCTCGCGATCGCGGCTGCCGGCGCGCTCGCACTTGCCGGATGCAGCGGCGACCAGTCAGAGGGCGGTGGCAACGACGGCGGTAAAGAGAAGCTGACGATCGGAATCAGCCAGCTCGTGCAGCATCCCGCCCTCGACGCGGCGACTGACGGTTTCAAGCAGGCGTTCATCGACGCGGGCTACGTCGAAGGCGAGACCGTCGAGTTCGACGTGCAGAACGCGAACGGCGAGCAGTCGACCGCCGTCACGATCGCACAGAACTTCGCATCGCAGGATCTTGACATGGTGCTCGCGGTGGCGACTCCCGCGGCTCAGGCGGCAGCCCAGGCGATCCTCGACATTCCCGTGCTCTTCACGGCCGTGACCGACGCCGAGTCAGCAGAGCTCGTGGATTCGAACGAGGAGCCGGGCGGCAACATCACCGGTACAAGTGATGCCGCGCCCATCGGCGACCAGCTCGACCTGCTCAAGCAGATCGTTCCCGACGCCTCGACCATCGGAATCGTCTACAGCTCGGGCGAAGTGAACTCCGAAGTTCAGGTGAAGGCAGCTGAAGAAGCCGCGAGTGAACGCGACATGTCGATCACGACGCAAACCGTGACGACAGCGAACGACATCGCGCAGGCAGCCGAGGCGCTCGGCGACGTCGACGCGATCTACGTGCCCACGGACAACACTGTCGTCTCCGGCATCGCCTCGCTCATTCAGGTGGCCGAGAAGAAGCAGATTCCCGTGATCGGCGCCGAGTCGGGCACGGTCGAGGGCGGCGCGATCGCGACGCTGGGTATCGACTACACCGCGCTGGGCATGCAGACAGGCGAGATGGCGCTGAAGATTCTGACAGAGGATGCTGACCCGGCAACGATGCCCGTTGAGGTGTCCAAGGAGTTCACGTACGTCGTCAACCCGGGCGCTGCCGAGCGCATGGGCGTCACGATCCCCGAGGAGATTCTCGACAAGGCAGAGTCCGTCGAGTAA
- a CDS encoding cold-shock protein, giving the protein MATGTVKWFNAEKGFGFITPADGSSDVFAHYSAIQSSGYRTLNENQQVEYDVAQGPKGLQAENIRPLD; this is encoded by the coding sequence ATGGCAACCGGCACCGTCAAGTGGTTCAACGCCGAAAAGGGCTTTGGATTCATCACACCCGCCGACGGCTCGTCTGACGTTTTCGCACACTACTCGGCCATCCAGTCGAGCGGCTACCGCACGCTCAACGAGAACCAGCAGGTCGAGTACGACGTGGCTCAGGGCCCCAAGGGTCTGCAGGCAGAGAACATCCGCCCGCTCGACTGA